The Microtus pennsylvanicus isolate mMicPen1 chromosome 22, mMicPen1.hap1, whole genome shotgun sequence genome includes the window AGCCGCCCTCTGTGTGAGGATACAGGTCAGGGGGACTCAGACTTGTGGGCTATCATCGAGGAGAGTGCATTTCAGGTCCTGGCTCAGCGGTTCTTGATAAAGAGGCCGCCCCATACCCTTTGTGCCTCGGAGCCGGATGAAGACAGTAATTTATTCTCGATGACCTTTCCCAGAAAGCTTTGGAAAATAGTGGGAAGTGATAAATTTAAATCTATTTGGTGGGATGAGGCCGGGACTTACATAGTCATCAATGAAGAACTCTTCAAAAGGGAAGTGTTGGAGAGAAAGGCCCCCTTCAGAATATTTGAAACGGATAGCATGAAGAGTTTGGTCCGGCAGCTGAATCTGTACGGATTTAGGAAGATGAGGCAGAATTTCCAGAGATCTGCATCGCTCCCTGACTTCCTGGCTGAAGAAAAAGGAGTCTCTCCCTCATGTAAGTTACAGTTCTATCAGAATCCAAACTTCTTGCGTGACTGTCCCCATCTTATAgagagaatgaaaaggagaatTGGGATAAAGACTGCTTCCCGGGGGGCGGCCCCATCACTTCCCGATTTTAAGAACAAACATTTTAGTCCAGACTTGGACAACATGGATGACCACAGTTTGGGTGTAGCTGTTCAAACCAGCGAGAGCAATCTCTTGTCCAAGTCCAGCATTTCAAACGTCTATCTGAGACAGAAGCCTTCTACTGCCCAGGGAGATTCTGATACAATGGACGGCATCAGAAGGGACTTTTCTCTGGCTACATCGAGCTCCTATAGACCCCCTGAAGAAATTCTAACGCATCGTCCTTCTCCCGTAAATGAGGTGTCCCCTCTCCACATGGACTCGCAGAGAATCTACGCCCCAGCAAACGACAACACGGTGAATTTCATTATAACCTCGGTCACTCAAAACCACAGGGATGTGCCTCACTTGTGGAAGCGCTGTGTTGAAAAACAGGCAGAGCCTTCTCCTTTTCAACCCGGGTTCCGTCACTTTTCATCCAGCTCACCTACGTACTCTGACTCAAAACCACGCGGTGAACCCAGGTTACCAACGTCCAAGGAAAGGGTAGCGTCAACATCAAATCATCACCCATCTTCATGATGCTATCAATTGTCTAATTTTCTAATCTACTTGGTTGTTTATGGAGATATTCAGCATGTCAGAGATTAGAATTCTTGTTGACAATCAGG containing:
- the LOC142839987 gene encoding heat shock transcription factor, Y-linked-like, giving the protein MTFPRKLWKIVGSDKFKSIWWDEAGTYIVINEELFKREVLERKAPFRIFETDSMKSLVRQLNLYGFRKMRQNFQRSASLPDFLAEEKGVSPSCKLQFYQNPNFLRDCPHLIERMKRRIGIKTASRGAAPSLPDFKNKHFSPDLDNMDDHSLGVAVQTSESNLLSKSSISNVYLRQKPSTAQGDSDTMDGIRRDFSLATSSSYRPPEEILTHRPSPVNEVSPLHMDSQRIYAPANDNTVNFIITSVTQNHRDVPHLWKRCVEKQAEPSPFQPGFRHFSSSSPTYSDSKPRGEPRLPTSKERVASTSNHHPSS